The genomic region AGTCGTGTTTCCAACAGTTTTGTGAATAGTCAATTACCTTATGTGGTTGTGTACCTGTACAGATATCAGTACCGAATGCGATCATGAGCtcgctgtaaaaaaaaaatgtaaaaaaaaaatatctttcctATCAGCTTCCTGCAGTTgcttttttttcaaagatttgatatacaatattatgcatgTATAAAATTGATGGGAGCTCCGCGCAAAAAATAATCAACTTAAAGTCAAAGTCGAAGTCAAAGTCTTTTAATTGCACAGTATTTTGTAGAATGTtcatttcatatattttatgtgTAGCTAGCTGATGATTTGTACAACTTTCTCCGCATAGagttaggttttgaaaaatctcgtggaaacttttAAATCTTCTGGGATAGGAAAAAATCGTGCCAATCTGTTGTTCCATTTTGTGCTTCAACATCAGTTGAGttcaaagttcgtgatttccttcaaaacggtataattatttgttaattattgCGTTtcagcaagcgtagtgtgggacgccctccagcacgattgaccgatgatattaagcggctggcgggaagtggctggatgaggaaggctgaggactgggtgtggtggcgctctttagcgtaggcctatgtccaacagtggacgtccacaggctgatgatgatgatgatggtataattatagtaaagtttcaacaccatttattcagttttttgctcctgtaaaattttgtttaatgCAATTTCACgcttttgttcgccagctcctcataTTTTTATTCTGCTCTCTGACAGTCGCCTATTATGTACACACCGTGGTTTGAATGGGTCAGGAGAGTCATGCCGTTTTTGCTACGTGTTGTATCAATTTTCGTGACTTTCGTATTTTTGCGAGCTCTTTGTATTAAGCGATGCATCATTTTCCGGAATTCCGTTAGGCTTGATAACTTAATTACATTTGTTGCCATTGTTCTGTTGATTTGAATCAGTATTTTCTCATGTTTGGGACGGACAACGCGTTTGTTTAGAACCGTAGTGCATTAGATAGGCGAGATTAAAGTGTTagtttaaaattgatttattcATTGAATAGCTTTTTGGTTTTgaaaaaattgaactttattagGATCGCTTTAATAGGATTTCAAAAATATCATCTCCGTGCTTATGGTCAAGAATAGTTTAATGGTcgtaaaaagctaacagacagatagacacactgaTTTGTGAAtttgttatattaatttaaatgactagttttaaaaactttctaaaaaaattttttcataaaataatgcagCTCTATTCATTTCTAATCTCAGATAGGGCTCAATATAAGTGAGTTAACGTTTATCGCCCAATGTCCCTTTCTAATGTATGACCGAAGAGAAGGACGGGTGGTTATTGTGATAACACTACTAAATTTCATAATGGTAGCATTCGCATTCGGACGCAAGGATACAGAAGTGGGGCACACAAATTGGTCGGGACCCAAAGTGTAAAAAGgacttgtgattttttttttggatacgTTGGAAGGaaaaatggtaatttttttacgcatttcaatttttttctatgTGTAATTAGTACTTACCCATTCTTTtcttatataaaaagaaaaactgacaCTGTACTGGTTCAGCTGTTAGGTGTAGAAACATTAGATTAGCATGGAGATTTTTCCTTGAAAAGAGGTTCTTTCTAatttaagaaacctaatttttaacccccgacccaaaaagaggggtgttatcagtttgacgtatgtatctgtgtatctgtctgtggcatcgtagcttctaaacgaatgaaccgattttaatttagtttttgttttaaaggtggcttaatcgagagtgttctcagctaaaatcgaagaaaatcagttcagctgtttgaaagttatcagcttttttctagttttcttatagaggtttttgtggcGAGGGTTTTTCATAAGTAATACGCCAAATTAGTTGTGGGAAAAAGCttattgtttataaaaatatttgtcacttaacttgaatattattattggattattttaaaaagattctTATGTATAATGCCACATAAACATTGCAGGTTTTCTAATGAGATACTGcggcaataaaattatttttaaaacccaaaatccacgcggacaaagtagTGGGCGTCAgttagttttcaataaaaaaattaaagcattttttaaactattccAAGTAGCTATCTATTAGTAGTTActgaaataatataagtatttttttatttaattatgcaGTTGGACATCCGTCCGTCGATGGACGGACAAAGTCAAAAACAAAGGTTAACTAACTGTTTGTAACTGTTTTGGTActgtacttaaaaataaaagcaagaAGCACTCAAGTTAAACATGTGCGTCTGTGTaagtttttttgtgagaagcTTCCgcgaatttttaattaatgttttgaCTCCATAACTGTGTTACTCAAATTAGTTGCATTAACCAAACTTCCTGAAAGTATAATGACCCGTCCCGGCTTTGTTCGAATGGAATtcttgacaagtgtaaattaaaaatttataacacccccgacaagtgaaggttacagtaactagattttcttggattatagctaagaacactgatcaagccaagccacctttcaaacaaaaaaaaaactaaattaaaatcgtttcattactttaggagctacgatgccacagacagatacacagatacacacgtcaaacttataacacccctctttttgggtcggaggttaaaaataggggAGAGGGTGAATTTTCCAAAATGCTTTCTTATGGCGTTCGATTTCCTGACTCGTGAAAATACGATTCAACGTTGCTGTCATAGTACAAAACGTACATACGCTTGTGGACTCATTCGATTCGTAATTTGATGGATCTTTCAAATCCTCAActtcataggctactttttaccctggaaaatcaaagggttcccatgggattttaaaaacccaaattcaCAGCTAATAATGGTATAGGTATGGTACGATTGTGACTTTCGAATGTCGTTTTCATTGTCGTTTCGAAACTAGTTTCTTGACCTAATAACAATGAACCGAGTACCCGTTTCCTAATATAGCAGATTAGTGCAACCGTTCCACTTGATCCTTAATTAATATTGCTGGGAACGTCGGCGGTACTGAAGCGTAGATCATACCACTACAATTATATTCCTGTGCGCCACAGAATCTTAACCAATCCCGACAAAAATCTTTATTATGATTActaatcagatacaagttagcccttgactgcaatctcacctggtggtaagtgatgatgcagtccaagatcgaagcgagctaacctgaaaggggtatggtagtttacattaaacccatactcctttgctttctacacggcatcgtaccggaacgctaaatcctttggcggcacgactttgcaggtagggtggtaactagccacggccgaagatTCCGACCAGACCAGaacagagatttagaaattataaaattctgaacccctgtcgggaatcgaacccgggacctcccacgcAAAAGGAATCTAGAAGAAATTAcccaaatacctacctattcaaattttgacgacctccctggcgcagtggtaaacgctgtggtcttattaatgggaggtcccgggttcgattctcggcaggggtttggaattttataatttctaaatctctggtctggtctgataggaggcttcgaccgtggctagttacagccttactggcaaagccgtgccgccaagcgatttagtgttaccgtgtagaaaccaaaggagtatgggcaAAAACTGCCTTAttctttccaggttagcccgcttccatctcagactgcacatcacttaccaccagctgagatTGTATGTGACACAGGGCCGCACagcaaaatatgtacctaccaagTAAGGCATTCCGATTTCCCAACACGATGGTTGTTTCGGCATTAAATGGGTCAAAAAATTTTTTCCAATGCAGGATACTATTGTTACTTTTGCATGTTAtaaggagtaggtacctacgtgccACTGATTTTAAGCAACTCAtacaaaaatgtacaaaaataataatttggaaGACCATCATATCTCTACCACCCAAAGCATCgtaaattaaattgtatcaCATTGCAAATAACTCAAATTTTTGAAATTGCAGCGGTCTTATAGGTCTAGGACTTTTTCAGTAGATAATACGCAGCGCTGGGCTGGAATGCTGCTGGAACAAAGTAAACCACCCATTATACTTGCTCTGTCGTAGGTTTGTCACAAACATAAGTAGGCACTCGTAAACGTGTTAGGGTTCTTGTACACAACGCTGGCAGTCATATTGAAAGTTGGGATGGGTGACCTTAGTCTACTTACACATGGTACGATATCCAAGATTATTTACCCAGCATTGCGTAGGGGAGAGGGGGGCCACGAgttcctatttttaacccccgacccaaaaagagaggtatctgtatctgtgtatctgtctgtggcattgtagctcctaaactaatgaacctattttaatttagttttttgtgtgaaaggtggctcgatcgagagtgttcttagctataatccaagaaaattggttcagccgtttgaaagttatcagctattttctagttactgtacttAGATTTAATTTCACGTTCacttgaatttaggttttccgtGAGACCTCAATTTTCTAGGATAATAAATCGCCTATTAATATCACTTTCCAGGTTTTCTAATATATccatatgaaaaaaaaacagttaactAACGTGATGCCCAACGATATTTACCCTTAATAAACTTTTGCGCTAGAACCTGAGGATCAGAGTTAAGTAAGCGTAAATGAAACAccatattttttatcaaaaacccATTACTAGTGATTGCGGAAATGTATCGAGTGCATTAGTCATTGATAAATCTGTTTCGGAGGGCTCGGGCCGATAAcaatacattaataatatttttccgcggatattcttatttaaaactgtGTTTAAAGGGTAAggatttttacataataaataaataaataatggtttattCGCTGGAATGTGGGTGCAAGTAGGTCTTAGATTAATTGAGTTACCTTACACATTCTACCGGTCCTGAAGTGCAAATTattgttccgtacctcaaaaggaaaaacggaacccttataggattttgtttatttttatgcatgcataatagtttttgattaatcatgCGAAATATTAAtgcgaaatgtcggaaaaaattcccgggtacggaaccctcggtgcgcgagtctgcctcgcacttggccggtttttattataatgatCTCAGCAAAAGATTTTCTTTCTCTTCACAAATggctagaatagaatagaatagatttttattcaagtagacttttacaagtgcttttgaatcgtcaaataatttaccactggttcggaatgccgttcctaccgagaaaaacctaCATAGTTTATGAATACAATGCTCACTGCTCGGTATACGATTATTTCCGACGTACTAACTCATATTCTTCAGCCATATCATCTTTTGAGGCaggcttataataataatagtcaaGTACAAACAGGTAATCTTTAAATAACTCCGTCATTCTAATAAAGTGGAAATAATTTGATAAAATCGTATGAGTAATTTTGAGATAACAATGTTTGTTCTTTACTAAATGATACCGATTAGGTTTAAtcattttttatgttaaattaGTTATTGTTCAtaaattttcgttgtaaaactgATAAACGGGTCAACACCGATTGGACacactaaaaataaactaaaatcatCAAAGGAATTTTACAAAACCCTAGATAAGTTTTATCAAACACAAAAACGCACATTGGACTGGtgaatttttccaaaaataattACTCACAGAATTATTTCTTCTTTTCAGAGTAAAATCTTCCGATTGAAATCAAGTGATTTTGAAAATGAAGCTTTGGAGGCTCACAACGAGTACAGAAAAGAACATGGAACCCCGCCGCTGGTTTTAAGCAAAGAAATCAGTAAAATAAGTCAAAAATGGGCTGAGGAACTAGCAAAAAACGATAAAATGGCCTATAGTATTAACCAAACATACGGAGAAAGTATTTATTGTGGTTGGTCACCAGACCCGGATGTCAAAATACGAGCCAAAGATTGCGTTGACAGATGGTACAATGAAATCAATGACTACTCTTTTGGAAAAGAACCTGAGGTGTTAAATTGCGGGCATTTCACACAAGTTATCTGGAGAGGTACAAGAGAACTTGGAATCGGAAATGCTAAGAGCAAATCTGGGAAGCTGTATGTAGTCGCCAATTACTATCCTCCAGGTAACTTCAGCGGGCAATTTATTAAAAACGTTCCCCCACCTGGGGCGAATCAATTCAGTTCTACTTCAAGTTATAGTTCTTCAAGTTCTCCAAGAGAATCAAATAACAATCTAGCTCCACCATCCCCTAATTATAGGAACAGCAAAAATTTTACTGATTATGCATCAGAGTTGGTCACGATATTTAGATCGACTTCAATATCAGACAATAAGTTTGAAGAAGAATTTTTGCAAGCCCATAACGAATACAGAAGGAAGCATAAAGTGCCACCTCTCGAGCTTAGCAAGAAGCTTTGTAGGTATGCTGAAGAATGGGCCAAGGCTATTGCTAAAAGGGGTAGAGTAGAACACCGTGATCAAAATGAATATGGCGAGAACATATTCTACGCTTGGTCGAGTGATCCTAACTTTGTACTAACTGGGAGGGTGCCTGTAGATAAATGGTACAGTGAGATCAAATGTCACACATTCGGAAAAGAACCAGATAATTTAGGCTCGGGGCATTTTACCCAAGTCGTGTGGGAGGACAGCAAAGAAGTTGGCGTAGGTGTTTCGAGAACCAAGGAAGGTCAAGTTTACGTAGTGGCCAATTACTTCCCACCTGGTAACGTAATGGGGAGTTTTGCTAGCAAAGTTCACCCACCTCTGAATTAAATTTAGAGTCATGTTAGCTTGGACCAAAGAGTTTTTACATTCCAAAGaaatagattattttattattagggtTACAGTCAGTATTTTTGTAAGACATTTTGCATTTAAATATACtatttaatgatgatgattcataaaaatatatttccttATTCAAGATTTGAGATTTTTATCTTCcaaacattttatattgtaagtacgttatatttcattttaatttatgatataaataccaactttgttataaaaatgtgttttattgtAGCTGTAAACAATAATTAGTTCTGAAGCTTTGTTATTACTATGAGATATTTTTTTGCTTTATCGGGTAACAGGTGATAATTTTTCCTTTGTATAGATCCGGATTCAAatttgtgatatttttttaagtatttacaaAATACTGATCTCTAACACTGGTCAACTAGAAGTGGCCACTAACAATGATGTAGATAAAGCATGGTTGGCTCATCACTCTTCGTCATAATGTtcattttaaaagaataatCTGCCACAGGAAGCTAGGCCATATTGCTTTACAGTAAGGTCCATTTTGAAGAttgtaacattaaaaatattagtttaaaatatCCATGAAAAATCGTTTACGGAtgaagtaatattatattaccatTATATTTTGGATAttcattgaaattgaaatatataattttactttaatgctaAGTATATACTACGAAACATCCCTTGGTGCCATAGATTGTCAACATATTATAACTACATTCATAATATAAGATCTTGGTTATAATGCAGTCAAATATCAATGAGCTTACCTAGAAAGGTCGATTCCCTTACTTCcttctttttctttcattttttgactttgactagtTTATATCAAACCCTAAACCGATGTTTAAAagaattttagtatttttttataaagataggtacaagttagcccttgactacgatctcaccggtggtaagtgatgatgctgtctaagataGAACCGGGCTAACCTGcaatgggtatggcagtttttataaaacccatattccttttggtttctacaaggcatcgtaccggaaggcaaattgcttggcggcacggctttgccggtagggtggtaactagccacgaccgaagcctcccaccaaaccagaccagaaatttacaaaatataaaatccagAACTCCTGCCGGGATCAAGCCCAGAACTTCTCTCCTGGGACCAGTGGTGAGTTTTACTGGAAAATAATATCAACATTTACCGCGGCAAGTTTAGGTTCTACGGTAACTTATTATAATAACCTACACAGTATTTTTTGTTAATCTTCAATTTCACGGTTTGCTAACTTAGTTAACATCAAACAAACATAAATCAAACTTAAGTTATATCTATACATACAAAAACAATTACCTGCGATTACACTGCGATTTATGAAACGTACCTAATCATTTTTGAACTCCATTTTCCAAGTCTTAGAGTCTAAAATAGCGTGTTTTGAAATTTGAAGATCGTTAAAGGCATTGTTGGTTACCAGGAAAATGAGAAAAGTGTTTTGATAAAATAGTTGAAAATGAAATGTGCTATATTtgtgtgttttatattatttgtaagttacattatcaatttttctttaaaaaaaaaattaaaggtctCCTTTATAGGTACTATTACACCTCTAAATTAAACCTCTCTTTTATAGGTACTATTTCAGTTTAAtatgagccgtgaaaagataaaaaaaagatatagAGACACACATTTACATATAAgaatttagtaggtactagccgacgcctgcgactttgcctgcgtggatttaggtttttcgaaatcccgtgggagctctttgattttccggtataaaaagtagcctatgtgctaatccaagatattatctatctccattccaaatttcagccaaatccgtccggtggtttttgcgtgaagaagtaacaaacatacacacatacacacaaactttcgcctttataatattaagtgtgatgattATGCTAGTCTATACACCTATTTACCTAGGGCGGTAAGGTCTGCCAAGGCTGCGCTTTCCAGCAAGGTCGCCATTCctgcatcttgggaccccacgCAATATCGGTTCTACGAACTATGTTACCTATACATATTTCGAAGAATTCTATTCGCAACCCGTTGGGCTTTGTCGGCTACTAATTCTTCTATAggtcctcatttctaatttgatctaAGAAAAATCCGAGCAGAACTCTCTTCATCACTCGCTGAGTGACCTAGAGTTTGGCTAAGTGACTCTAAGCTTTGCCCAACTAGATGGAGAGATGATCTCTAGGGAGTGCCAGGGAGCCGTTGGGTTCAAGCTGGATACAAGACACTTATGagacctataataataatcagcaaATGGACAACTATCGGTTGAAAATGCCGACCATCAATTTAtcctccatacttaatattatacttaaatgctaaagtgtgtctgtctgtctgtctgctaccttttcaaggccgattagtttaaccgattctggcgaaatttggtacatagttAGCATATATACCgaggacgggcataggctactttttatcccggaaaaaggATTCAGAAAAgacacgggattcctaaaggctcatccatctgcttaaccgatttatatgtttagTACCGAGGTAGATAGAGTCCCTATAATtgacattttatcccggaaaagcaaagtccccatgggatttttaagaacctaaatccacgcgggcgaagctgcgggcatcagctagtcttgaATGAAAGCTGCTGTACATTTCACAATTTGCACACTTTCTTTGTAGCTAATGCTTCTTAACTTGGTCTATAGGAACAAGTAAAAACAGTGCAATTCTTATTTCAAGCGCAAGCATCTACTTAAAAAGAAAGCAAGTGGCCAACTACTCTATTAagaaggggtctctccgtcactcgctccatacaaatgtagttccaatttcatttgaatattaagcaaccaaagtccatgaaattttgcagacatattctagaaactaatatctatgtctgtggttttctagatttctgttaaaatattcggtttcaaagttacgcggtcttaaaaattcacatacaaacctttgagcccctgtaattttaaaactgcatatttttagaaaaatctaaaacaccacagacacagatattagtttctagaatatatctgcaaaatttcatggactttggttgcttaatattcaaatgaaattggaactacgattgtatggtgtcagtgacggagagagccctgttaaaaagaaAGCAAGTGGCCAACTACTCTATTAAAGGGCAAAAGAGACATTGTAGAcggataggtacttactaaagtTCAGCGCTCCATTTATTCCTTAATGTCCTGCAGAGaacaataaaatctttgaatgcGAGCTTTTATTCTATTTTCTACTTGGAAAGGTTTTCAATAACATTgtgctatatttatttattttagaacaATATATCTCTATTAGTAACTAAAGATGTACGTGTGAT from Maniola jurtina chromosome 4, ilManJurt1.1, whole genome shotgun sequence harbors:
- the LOC123864679 gene encoding Golgi-associated plant pathogenesis-related protein 1-like, which produces MSKIFRLKSSDKFEEEFLQAHNEYRRKHKVPPLELSKKLCRYAEEWAKAIAKRGRVEHRDQNEYGENIFYAWSSDPNFVLTGRVPVDKWYSEIKCHTFGKEPDNLGSGHFTQVVWEDSKEVGVGVSRTKEGQVYVVANYFPPGNVMGSFASKVHPPLN